The Streptococcus sp. DTU_2020_1001019_1_SI_AUS_MUR_006 sequence GATTTCCTGCAGGCGTTTCTTGCCAGCTGTCAAGTTGCTTTCAGCCTCATCTAGCTGTTTCTTGCCCTCATCAAGGGACTCTTGAGCCTCCTTCTTCATTTTTTCTAGCCGCGCTTGACCATTATCAGCAACTAAGTTCTTTAGAGTTGCTTCTTCTTCCTCTAACTTCTTTTCGTAATCACTAGAGAAAGGATTGACATCTGTTAGACTAGCAAAACGCAGGCGGGCAATCGTGTAAACAGAGCTCTTAAAATTTTCTTCAGTTACGACACCATAGGCTGCTAGATTCCCATTACCACTGGCTGAACTCCCCATATCCGTTTTTGAGAAAATATCTGGAGAGTGGACGAAGCCTGTAATGGTATAACTATCCCGCTTCAACTGAGAATTGCTGCCCTTCTTTTGGTTCAAATGAATGACTTGACCAATCTGATAACGATCTTTCCAAAAATCCGCCAAAGCTAATTCATCTTCTTTTTCAGGCAAACGACCTTCCGTTACTTGAAATTTTGAAATCTTTTCAGTATTTGAAAAGATTCGTATGGCATCTTCACTATTTGCCAGAGTCAAATCTGTCATATAGCCAAATTCAACATCTGCTCCTGATAGAGTTTGCAATTCTTTCTGGTCTGCCAGATCTAGACCATAATCTGCTATGACGGTCATATCTGCCGCATTAGTATCTTTCAGATAAGCCCAAGCTGTTCGCTCCATATTAGGACTAGCAACCTTGAGACCAACCACGGCTAAAGAACCTAACATCATCAGAGTTAGGATGGATAAAAACCGTCCCTTTGAACCTGTGAAAGACTGGAGCAGGTCTTTCCAATATGTCTTTCTTTTCATCTTAGTACTCCAAATCATCAATATCCTGTGGTTGAGGATTGAGGATAACACTCTTGACACTGGCATCATGCATCTGAATCACCCGATCAGCTATTGGAGCTAGGGAGGCATTATGGGTCACAATGATAACGGTGGCCCCTTTTTTACGTGACATATCTTGAAGAATCTTTAGAACCTGCTTACCAGTCTGGTAGTCCAAAGCTCCCGTTGGTTCATCACAAAGGAGAATTTTAGGATTTTTAGCCACGGCTCGAGCAATGGATACTCGTTGTTGCTCACCGCCTGACAGCTGAGCTGGAAAGTTATTAAGACGGTGCCCTAATCCTACATCCTTGAGAACCTGCTCAGGATCCAAGGCATCAGCAACAATTTCTGAAGCTAGCTCAACATTTTCCTTAGCAGTCAAGTTAGAAACCAAGTTGTAAAACTGAAAGATAAAGCCAACGGCATCTCTACGATAGTTGGTTCTCTGATGGGAGGTATAGTCAGAAATGTTAGTCCCATCAATCCAGACTTGCCCTTCATCGTTTGTATCCATACCGCCTAGAATATTTAAAACGGTTGACTTCCCTGCACCAGATGACCCAAGGATAATGACTAGTTCTCCCTTTTCAATCTCGAAGTTGACATCTCGATTGGCCACGATTTCCGTATCTCCAGTATGATACCTCTTATAGCTGTTTTTCATTTCAATATAAGCCATCCTATCTCCTCCTCTTCTATCCCTATTTTCATCTTTATTATAACTCTTTTGAGGAGAGAAAGAAAGCTTATCCCTGTAGACTTTAGAGAGATTTTGAAACTTCAAAAAATACTGAAAACCGGTCAGTACGGCCTTGCCTTACTCACCATGTTTCTGAGGCAAGTCTACTTAGCTTGCTCTCTATTTTTAATCGAATATCATCTCTGGTCTTCTTTTGCAATTAATTGTTTAGACAAAAAAGCGAACAAGACCAGATTCTGTTTATCAGAAAACTAGTTTTGTCCACTTTTTATTGTCGAGATTAGTCTCTTGAACCAATCTCTATGACTTAGATGCTTTTACATCATCTTATTCGTCTTCTTTTTTCTTTCCCATTGCAAAGAGACCAAGTAATGCTCCTACAACACCTGCTGTTGCAAGGGTTGCATTTTCCTTAGTACCTGTTTTAGGGAGGATATTTTGATGACTTGCAGGTGCTTGGTAGGTCTTGTCTTGTGACATAGCAAGAGCTACTTGTGACTGCTCATCTTTGAATTCTGGAAGTTCATGGATAGCTCCTTCTGAGCCATTGACACCACCTGTGTATTCTGGAACTTGGTGAGTAGTCCCTTCTCCACCAGGAACGCCACCAGTGAACTCAGGTACTTCATGAACAGCTGCTTCTGCTCCATTGACACTGCCTGTGTATTCTGGGATTTCCACTACTGGTGCTGCTTCATCGCCTACTGTGCCAATAGCTCCTGTGTATTCTGGAACTTCATGAACAGCTGCTTCGACTGCGTTAACGCCACCCTTGAATTCTGGAACTTCTACTACTGGTGCTGCTTCATCGCCTACTGTGCCAATAGCTCCTGTGTATTCTGGAACTTCATGAACAGCTGCTTCGACTGCGTTAACGCCACCCTTGAATTCTAGGACTTCTACTACTGGTGCTGCCTCATCACCTGCTGTACCAATAGCTTCAGTGTATTCTGGAGCTTCATGAACAGCTGCTTCGACTGCGTTAACGCCACCCTTGAATTCTGGGACTTCTACTACTGGTGCTGCTTCATCGCCTGCTGTGCCAATAGCTTCAGTGTATTCTGGAACTTCATGAACAGCTGCTTCGACACCATTTACTCCACCAGTAAATTCTGGAACCTCATGGATAGCTGGATCTGTTTTACCAGATACTTCTTTCTTAGTTCCGACTAAGACAATCTCATCTTGCGGTGCTTCAATAGTTTCGCGAAGTTTTTCAGTACGGCTTCCATCTACTGCTACTTCAGTCAGGATACGTTCTTTACCTTCACGACCTTCTTGACTCACACGAGTTTCACCTTCTGCTAGAGTTGGATCTTCTTTCTTCACTGTCTTGAAGCTGAGAGCTTCTTCAACAACTTCTAGGCTAGGAAGCTCTTCCTGAACAGCTGGGGCAACTTTTCCAGTTTCAACCTTTTCTTTGGTCAATTGGATACGGTATTCCTTAACGTGTTTACCACTTTCTGAAACGAGACGTACCAATACTGGAAGTTTATCGTCACCACTATCGACAACTGTTGCCGCTACGTTTTCACCAGCTTCAACGGTCACTTTAGGACGGTTACCACTATAGGTTACTTGGTAATCCACACGAGCTTCAGAGAAGTCAGCAAGCTCTCTACCATCTACTAGAAGTTTAGAAGCTGTATTGTCTTTAGGTGCTTCACTTGGTGCGATAAAGGCCATTTCAGTGATAGCCACACCCTTCTTGTCTGCTTTTCTGTCCATGCGCCATCTCATAGCTTTAGCTTTGACCGGTGCAAAGGTTACATGGATGTCAGTTCCTGCTTGAACTTCTTGATCCGCACGGTATTCAACTTTCTCCCAGTTAGAAGGAGTGTTGAATGGATGTTCTGGATCGTATGGTTGATAGTTAGAGTAATATTCTGGTGAATCAAATTCTGGTCCCACATAGCGTTCTAGAACAAGTTTAGAAGGTGCATCTGTTCCACCATCTGCAAAGAAACGAATGCTTCCTTCAGCTACTGTACGTTCAACAATCTTACCATTTTCTCTGAAGATAACTCCTACTGAAACTTCTGGATTTTCAGATGGAGTTGGAGACCAGTTAGTCCAACGACGAGTTTCATCATCTGAACCATCGTTAACATAATCTACACGGTCATGAGAGTTTGGATCAATATCGTTAGTTGCTGAGGCAAATGAACGGTTGCTATCGTCATCGAAGTCTGGGTTGTCTGAAAGATTTTCTCCGAGCTTGTCTGTTACACGAACAGCCACTTCAGCAGTTAAATCAGTACCCAAAACGCGACCATGAACTGTAAATTCACCTGCTTTTGTTAGATTCTCTGCTGGGACTGCTTCCCAGTCAACAGCCAAGTCTTTGACTTCATAGTCAGATTTTCCTGTGAAGTAAACAGGAACTTTTGCTGGTAGCTCAAGAGTTTGTCCTTTAGCAACCAAGCGAGATGATTTGGCAACAGCAACAGGTTTACTTGCGAGCAAATCTTTATCATTTGTGAAGTGTAAGCGGTATTCACCTAGGATATCTCCGTTTTCAGCCTTGACAACAACACGAACTGGATCTCCTTCACCTACGCTTGGTACAACTGTTGCAATACCATTTTCAGTGACACTTGCTGTAACAGCTGGAGCTTTTCCTTGGCTTGCTTCTAGGTAGTAGTCAGTCAAGCCTGGGTTAAAGTTTGGCAAATCTTTTCCATCTACTTGGATTTGTGCTTGAGCATTCTTAGCTGCAGCTACTTGTTTAGAGAAGATTTGCATTTCTGTAATAGAAGTACCCCATTTACCATCTGGTCTAACCATGCGGATACGAACTGCGTAAGTGTTGACTTTATCAAAGCTAAAGTGGGTCATTTCTCCAGCTCTGACTTGATCTGGAGCCTTGAGATTTGTTACTTCTTTCCAGTTTTTATCGTCATTAAAGACATGGTCTTCGCGTGCTACGAAGCTTGGATTCTTAGGAACTGTTGGAGTTGCTGAACCGACATAGTATTCGATGACATAGGATTTAGGTGCACCAACACCGTGGTCTTCGTGGAAGGCTACATTGAGGTTATCCACTGAACGTTTAGACAGGATACCAGAGTCACCAAAGAGAATTCCTACGGATGCTTCACTTGTACGGTTCCAGTTTGTCCAGCGGTTCGCTGGTTGATTGTTATAAGAAATCAATTTATCATTGACATTAGCTACTGGGTCACTTGGATTTGAGTCTGATGCAAAGGCAAGTGGCAATTCTGAACCAGTCCACTGGTCAGAAATATTAGGACCAGTTTCTGTCTGAGCAGACACACGAACATGAAGTTTAGTTGGTAGTTGAGTACCTTCGACATGTCCTGTCACAGTAAACTTGCCTTCTTGTGCGTATTGGCTTGGTTCAATTGCGTCCCAAGTTACTTTAGCTGAAGAGACTTGGCCATTTGAGTGGTAAGTACGAACGCTCTCTGGTAGTTGAGGAGCTTCTGCAACTGGAGTAGTTACGCTCACTTCTTCGACAGCAATGATACCTTCGACAGATACCTTAGCATGTGCTTCTTTCTCAATTCCTTCAACTTTACCTAGGACTTCAAAACTATGGTATTTAGCAAGGTCTTCCTTAGCAACTGCTTGCCAAGTCACCTTGTGAACCTTCGGAAATCCTTTGTCATACTCTACAGTTACAGTAGCAGGTAGACTTGGTTCTTGGTTCAAACCTGTCACGACACTAACTGGACGGATGGCTTGGACGACTTTGCTTTCAGTATTTGCTTGAATGTTCAAGTCAATCTGACCTTCTGCTCCTTCAAATTGAGCTTTCAGAGTTACTTGACCAGGTTTGTGCAATTCAAGCATACCTTTACGAACAGCTACATCACCTTCACCTGTAGTTGAGAAGGTAACCTTATCAGCTTTCAAGACTGCTTGTGTACCGTCTTGATAGTGAGCCAAGACCTTGATACCAACCGTTTGGTCCTCTTTCAAAGCGGCTGCATTTTCAACCTCTAGGCTCAAACGTTCAATTTGTGGAGCTTCTTGTAGGAATTGGATAGCATAGGTTTGTAGTGGGCCACCATCGTTTGGTTGAACATGGATGCTTGCACGCATACCATTTGCTTCATTAGCTTGAATAACTGTCACTTGAGCATTTTCAGCTGTAGCTTTAACCTCTGGCAAGGCTGCTCCATAAGCAAGCTTGTGATATTTTACAGGTTGGTCAGTTGAAAGGCCTTCAACCGCTTGATCTGCTACAGTTACACTTGGAACTACTGGATTAGCAGCTTCCCCTTCTGCAACTACCAAGGTCGCAGCGATTTCTTCATCTTCTAAAATACCTTTTGCTGGGATGCGAGAGCCTGGGATTGCTAGTTTAGCTTGGTCTTCAGCTGCAATTTCCCACTTATTAACATCATAGCTTGCTACAGTACCATCTGACAATACGTAGGAAACAGATTTGTCAACTGAATTTAGGTCTGTATTTGGAGCGATTCTCTTGACTACAGGCAATTCTGCTTCGAGAGCCAAGACTTCAACACGCGCTTCTACATCACGTCCATCTGCCACACCCTTAACAGTCACAATTCCTGGTTCGTTGACATCAACTGCTGACCACTCTACTGGAAGTTTTGCACGACTGCCGTCACTGTAGATAAATGCCACTTTCTTAGGCATTTTTGGTGCTTGTCCGATAACTGTACGTACTTTAGGTACTTCTGTACCTAAGACAGTTTTTTCTTCTTGGTCTTTCTTACCTGTGAAGATAGTAGTTTGAGCAGATTTCAAGAGATCAGAGTGAGCAGTCAAAGTAAATTTACCAGCTTGCTCAGTTGATTTGACAATGACAACACCCTTACCATTGAAGGCCTTACGAACCCATGAACCGTCTGCTTGCTCTTTGTAACGCTCACGGCTAGCTTGTTCACCGTTATCCACACCGACAATCTGACCTTGGCCGTGCAACTGGAAGCGAACAAGGTTATTGGCAGTTGGAACTACATTACCAGCGCTATCAACGATTTCGTAGTAAATATAAGTGAGATCTTTTCCGTCTGCTGCGATAGCATTTTCTTCTTTGACTAGGCGAACACCTGCAGGTTCACCAGCAGTCGTAACCTTATCACGAGCAATTTCATTACCAGCCTCATCGCGAGCTACTGCTTCCAAGGTTCCAGGGTGATAAGCAACCTTCCACTCAAGGTAAAGTTCCTTGGCATTGGCACCTTCTTGGTAAGTACGGCCATCACTAGTTTGTTTCTTGTTAAAGGTTTTCTTACCTAGAGACTCGCCATTCAAGAACAGTTCCACACTGGCAGCATTTGAAAATGCACGAACAGGAATCTTACCATCTGCGTCCGCTACATTTGCTTTCAGAGTAGGATCTTCCCAGTTCCAGTGAGGAAGGAGGTGAACCATTGGTTTCTTCTGAGCAGAAACCCATTGGCTTTGGTACAAGTAGTAGTCATTCTTAGGAATGCCAGCTGTATCTACGATACCAAAGTAAGAACTCTTAACTGGTGTGTTGTTTTGGTTGTGCCATGGAGTAGGCTCACCGATATAGTCAGTACCTGTCCAGATAAACTGACCAGCATAACCAGCATTGTCTCGGTCAAAAGTCCACGATGCAGTGGCTGTTTTACCCCAACCAACACGGTCATTACCATAGTCTGATTGCTCATAATGACGGTAAGCTTGGTTGCTATGAACTAGCTCACTTTCTGGACGGAAATAGCTACCACGAGTACGAGTTGCAGAAGAAGTT is a genomic window containing:
- a CDS encoding SIALI-17 repeat-containing surface protein, which codes for MVLVGTKKEVSGKTDPAIHEVPEFTGGVNGVEAAVHEVPEYTEAIGTAGDEAAPVVEVPEFKGGVNAVEAAVHEAPEYTEAIGTAGDEAAPVVEVLEFKGGVNAVEAAVHEVPEYTGAIGTVGDEAAPVVEVPEFKGGVNAVEAAVHEVPEYTGAIGTVGDEAAPVVEIPEYTGSVNGAEAAVHEVPEFTGGVPGGEGTTHQVPEYTGGVNGSEGAIHELPEFKDEQSQVALAMSQDKTYQAPASHQNILPKTGTKENATLATAGVVGALLGLFAMGKKKEDE
- a CDS encoding ABC transporter ATP-binding protein — its product is MAYIEMKNSYKRYHTGDTEIVANRDVNFEIEKGELVIILGSSGAGKSTVLNILGGMDTNDEGQVWIDGTNISDYTSHQRTNYRRDAVGFIFQFYNLVSNLTAKENVELASEIVADALDPEQVLKDVGLGHRLNNFPAQLSGGEQQRVSIARAVAKNPKILLCDEPTGALDYQTGKQVLKILQDMSRKKGATVIIVTHNASLAPIADRVIQMHDASVKSVILNPQPQDIDDLEY